One Mycolicibacterium fortuitum subsp. fortuitum genomic window carries:
- a CDS encoding acyl-CoA dehydrogenase family protein yields MSSVADADRVADLARRVVADHDPKKVPIPEYLAACYDAGLSWVHFPDGLGGLGVSRGLQAVADRILQGAGGPVPLGLNPMGYGMAAPTVREHAQSDELKKSWLRPLASTEHIWCQLFSEPGAGSDLAGLATSAVRDGDEWVLNGQKVWTSLAHRARWGLLLARTNPDVPKHKGLTYFVLDMHGPGVETRPLRQMTGQAEFNEVYITDARIPDAHRLGEVGNGWNVAMTTLMNERSALGGSGNRRGAGTISDAVALWASRPDLRTPVLRDRLSQLWLRSEAQRLTAERSRAAATVGGPGPEGSIGKLVGAELNQHIYQWCMDLLGPEGILYHGYGTGDRDEDEAGKDWRGPIQQRFLRSKANTIEGGTSEVMRNILGERILGLPGDLRADAGMPWKEIPRG; encoded by the coding sequence GCCGGGTCGTGGCCGACCACGACCCCAAGAAAGTTCCGATCCCCGAATACCTGGCCGCCTGTTACGACGCGGGTCTGTCGTGGGTGCACTTCCCGGATGGTCTCGGCGGTCTTGGGGTGTCGCGCGGTCTGCAGGCCGTGGCCGACCGCATCCTGCAGGGCGCCGGCGGGCCGGTGCCGCTGGGTCTCAACCCGATGGGCTACGGCATGGCCGCACCCACGGTCCGCGAACACGCCCAGTCCGACGAATTGAAGAAGTCGTGGCTGCGGCCGCTGGCCAGCACCGAACACATTTGGTGCCAGTTGTTCTCCGAGCCCGGCGCCGGATCGGATCTGGCCGGACTGGCCACCTCCGCAGTTCGCGACGGCGACGAGTGGGTGCTCAACGGCCAGAAGGTGTGGACCAGTTTGGCGCATCGAGCCCGATGGGGTCTGCTGCTGGCCCGCACGAATCCCGATGTGCCCAAACACAAAGGCCTCACGTACTTCGTCCTGGACATGCACGGACCGGGCGTCGAGACCAGGCCGCTGCGGCAGATGACCGGCCAGGCCGAGTTCAACGAGGTGTACATCACCGACGCCCGCATTCCCGACGCCCATCGGCTCGGCGAGGTCGGTAACGGCTGGAACGTCGCGATGACCACCCTGATGAACGAGCGCAGCGCACTGGGAGGTAGCGGAAACCGGCGCGGAGCCGGAACCATCTCGGACGCCGTGGCACTGTGGGCATCACGCCCGGATCTGCGCACCCCGGTGCTGCGGGACCGGCTGTCCCAGCTCTGGCTGCGCTCCGAAGCCCAGCGGCTGACCGCAGAGCGTTCCCGCGCGGCGGCCACCGTCGGCGGACCGGGTCCGGAAGGCTCGATCGGCAAGCTCGTCGGCGCCGAACTCAACCAGCACATCTACCAGTGGTGCATGGATCTGCTTGGCCCAGAAGGGATCCTGTACCACGGCTACGGAACCGGTGACCGCGACGAGGACGAGGCCGGCAAGGACTGGCGCGGCCCCATCCAGCAGCGCTTCCTGCGCAGCAAGGCCAACACGATCGAAGGTGGCACGTCAGAGGTGATGCGCAACATTCTGGGCGAACGGATCCTGGGACTGCCCGGTGATCTGCGGGCGGATGCCGGTATGCCGTGGAAGGAGATTCCTCGTGGTTGA
- a CDS encoding acyl-CoA dehydrogenase family protein, which yields MVEKLANQPDGQVEKLANQPDGQVEKLADQPDGVVENAEFRFTDEQAQLRTAIRKFCAENFSEPTVRTLMESEPRFDPSVWARLGAELGVLGLAVPEADGGAGGTLVDQAIAVEELGAALACGPVFGTVLLAIPALVAASAGPVRDELLGALAEGTRTAAFAVPDQAGAFDPAAVNVAVAEDGTLTGTVERVVDGDAADTLLVAAAGSGGVGLYVVDASDAGVQRTPLTTLDLTRPQATIVLTAARAQLVAGPDEAERVITHAFHVASALLAAEQVGAAQHLLDLSVEYAKSRLQFGRQIGSFQAVKHRLADCLVDLEHARSATYHAVWALTDGTDDPALAVSIAQATASSAFAKIAADTIQVHGGIGFTWEHQAHLYFKRATTDAALLGSAEAHRSRVAEMVLDDAPADRVPWVATGTR from the coding sequence GTGGTTGAGAAGCTTGCGAATCAACCCGACGGGCAAGTTGAGAAGCTTGCGAATCAACCCGACGGGCAAGTTGAGAAGCTTGCGGATCAGCCCGACGGTGTGGTTGAGAATGCCGAGTTCCGCTTCACCGACGAGCAGGCTCAACTGCGCACCGCGATCCGAAAGTTCTGTGCCGAGAACTTCTCCGAGCCGACGGTGCGGACGCTCATGGAGTCCGAACCCCGGTTCGACCCGTCGGTGTGGGCGCGGTTGGGCGCTGAGCTCGGCGTGCTCGGCCTGGCCGTTCCCGAGGCCGACGGCGGAGCCGGCGGCACGCTCGTCGACCAGGCCATCGCGGTCGAGGAGCTCGGCGCGGCACTGGCCTGCGGACCGGTCTTCGGCACCGTGCTGCTGGCCATCCCGGCGCTCGTCGCCGCCTCGGCCGGCCCGGTGCGCGACGAACTGCTCGGCGCCCTCGCCGAAGGCACCCGCACCGCAGCCTTCGCGGTGCCCGACCAGGCAGGCGCGTTCGACCCCGCCGCGGTGAATGTGGCTGTCGCCGAAGACGGGACGTTGACCGGCACGGTCGAGCGCGTGGTCGACGGCGACGCCGCGGACACCTTGTTGGTGGCGGCCGCCGGATCCGGCGGCGTCGGCCTGTACGTGGTCGACGCGTCAGACGCAGGAGTGCAACGCACCCCGCTGACCACGCTCGACCTCACCCGGCCGCAGGCCACGATCGTCTTGACCGCGGCGCGCGCCCAACTGGTGGCCGGCCCCGACGAGGCCGAGCGTGTCATCACGCACGCCTTCCACGTGGCGTCGGCGCTGCTGGCCGCCGAACAGGTCGGCGCCGCACAGCATCTGCTCGATCTGTCGGTGGAGTATGCGAAATCGCGATTGCAATTCGGCAGGCAGATCGGGTCCTTCCAGGCGGTCAAGCACCGGCTGGCGGACTGCCTGGTCGACCTCGAGCACGCCCGCTCGGCGACCTATCACGCGGTGTGGGCATTGACCGACGGCACGGACGACCCTGCGCTGGCAGTCAGCATCGCGCAGGCCACGGCTTCGTCGGCATTTGCCAAGATCGCCGCCGACACGATCCAGGTGCACGGCGGCATCGGATTCACCTGGGAGCACCAGGCACACCTGTATTTCAAGCGCGCCACCACCGACGCCGCGCTGTTGGGCAGTGCCGAAGCGCACCGGTCACGCGTGGCCGAGATGGTGCTCGACGATGCCCCGGCCGACCGGGTGCCGTGGGTGGCGACAGGCACGAGGTGA
- a CDS encoding alpha/beta fold hydrolase, whose protein sequence is MDSPVEHRTLAVDGVRSPVVVTGHAGPDTGEAVVFVHGNNAGAKWDPLLLPVAGLARVIAPEMPGFGAADKPAQWPYTVASYAAHLGAILEQLEVRRAHLIAHDFGGPWALAWAVDNLDSVASITLINAPVVINHFAAKLWRTPVLAEALSRMGNPAVLHRVLTMSDPGLPPDAARQIAEHMFVRGTPDAVLKLYRSTGPNALAPYVDRLAEFDGDVLVVWGADDRYVPFGQTDDYRRIFRHCEVQSVPGTGHWPWLEQPDLVSEHVTAFLRRQLGRAR, encoded by the coding sequence ATGGACAGCCCCGTCGAACACCGCACGCTGGCTGTCGACGGGGTGCGGTCGCCCGTGGTCGTGACCGGTCATGCCGGACCCGACACCGGCGAGGCCGTGGTGTTCGTACATGGCAACAACGCCGGGGCCAAGTGGGATCCCCTGCTGCTGCCGGTGGCCGGTTTGGCGCGGGTGATCGCTCCGGAGATGCCCGGATTCGGCGCAGCCGACAAACCGGCCCAATGGCCGTACACGGTGGCTTCCTATGCGGCACATCTCGGCGCGATCCTCGAACAACTCGAAGTTCGGCGCGCCCACCTCATCGCGCACGATTTCGGCGGCCCGTGGGCGCTCGCCTGGGCCGTGGACAATCTCGATTCGGTAGCCAGCATCACGCTGATCAACGCCCCCGTGGTGATCAATCACTTCGCCGCCAAGCTGTGGCGGACACCGGTGCTGGCCGAGGCGTTGTCGCGCATGGGAAACCCTGCTGTGCTGCACCGCGTGCTCACCATGAGTGATCCCGGACTGCCGCCCGATGCGGCACGCCAGATCGCCGAGCACATGTTCGTCCGAGGAACACCCGATGCGGTGCTGAAGCTGTACCGGTCGACCGGTCCGAATGCCCTTGCTCCCTATGTAGATCGGCTCGCCGAATTCGACGGTGACGTGCTGGTGGTGTGGGGCGCCGACGACCGTTACGTGCCTTTCGGTCAGACCGACGACTATCGCCGGATCTTCCGTCACTGCGAGGTGCAGTCCGTGCCGGGTACAGGCCATTGGCCATGGCTCGAGCAACCCGACCTGGTGTCCGAACACGTCACCGCGTTCCTGCGCAGGCAACTCGGGAGGGCCCGGTGA
- a CDS encoding fumarylacetoacetate hydrolase family protein gives MKLRRIRTPAGLSLQSLDSEGNWSDGADLTPLGGRVFDDAWLAAAAERELQHSDQLLPFQPVSFRDFMLYEQHNIDAARGLIRRFNPGLYRVTSLYERITGRPVPQFKPKPLFYRQPIYYMSNAQTFVPTGTPVAIPDYSQALDFELEIGFVLAAPLFNATPDEAAEAIGAFVVLNDFSARDVQRPEMLSGFGPQKSKHFASSMSDTAVTADEILPRIDTLTGSVALNGKSVSTVSSAGMQHTLGEVLAHASRSERLFPGELFGTGTLPGGSGMETGQWLRPGDTLTLTIDDIGRIEHRIA, from the coding sequence GTGAAACTGCGCCGTATTCGCACACCTGCCGGATTGAGCCTGCAATCCCTTGATTCCGAGGGTAATTGGTCAGATGGTGCCGACCTCACCCCGCTCGGTGGCAGGGTGTTCGACGACGCCTGGCTCGCGGCAGCAGCCGAACGTGAGCTTCAGCACAGCGACCAACTGCTGCCGTTCCAACCGGTGTCGTTCCGTGACTTCATGCTGTACGAACAGCACAACATCGATGCCGCCCGTGGCCTGATCCGGCGATTCAACCCCGGCTTGTACCGCGTGACTTCGCTGTACGAACGAATCACCGGCCGGCCGGTGCCCCAGTTCAAGCCGAAGCCGCTGTTCTACCGTCAGCCGATCTATTACATGTCCAACGCACAGACTTTCGTCCCCACCGGCACGCCGGTTGCGATCCCGGACTATTCGCAGGCGCTCGACTTCGAGCTGGAGATCGGATTCGTCCTGGCCGCGCCGCTGTTCAATGCGACACCCGACGAGGCAGCCGAAGCGATCGGCGCGTTCGTCGTTCTCAACGACTTCAGCGCGCGTGATGTGCAACGCCCCGAGATGCTCAGCGGCTTCGGGCCGCAGAAGTCGAAGCATTTCGCCAGCTCGATGTCGGACACGGCCGTCACCGCCGACGAGATCCTGCCCAGGATCGACACCCTCACCGGTTCGGTTGCCCTCAACGGGAAATCGGTCAGCACTGTAAGCAGCGCAGGTATGCAGCACACTCTGGGCGAGGTGCTGGCACACGCGTCACGCAGCGAAAGGCTGTTCCCCGGAGAACTGTTCGGCACGGGGACGCTGCCCGGCGGAAGCGGCATGGAGACCGGGCAGTGGCTGCGCCCCGGAGACACCCTGACGCTGACCATCGACGACATCGGCCGCATCGAACATCGGATCGCCTGA